The proteins below are encoded in one region of Lactuca sativa cultivar Salinas chromosome 3, Lsat_Salinas_v11, whole genome shotgun sequence:
- the LOC111892375 gene encoding 2-alkenal reductase (NADP(+)-dependent) yields MAEVVRNKQVLLKNYVDGFPKESDMAVTSDATINLELPKNEPGSILTKNLYLSCDPMMRNRMTQTYEGAYMDSFTPGSPLVGVGVSKIVDSTHPDFKKGDYITGHVNWEEYSVIRDPQFLTKIHNTDVPLSYYTGILGMAGMTAYVGFYEFCSAKKGEYFFVSAASGAIGHIVGQFAKLAGCYVVGSAGSKEKVDLLKNKFGFDEAFNYKEEENLKATLKRYFPEGIDIYFDNVGGKMLDAVLPNMRLHGRIASCGMISQYNKLDQPEGVYNLQHVFFKRLKILGFTFYDFLHLYPKFYDLIFPLIRERKIEYLEDTTEGIENGPAALIGLFSGRNVGKQVVAVSHN; encoded by the exons ATGGCCGAAGTGGTGAGAAACAAGCAGGTGCTACTGAAAAACTACGTCGATGGATTCCCCAAAGAATCCGATATGGCGGTGACTTCTGATGCCACCATCAATCTGGAGCTACCCAAGAATGAACCCGGCTCGATTTTAACAAAGAATCTGTACCTTTCCTGCGATCCGATGATGAGGAATCGCATGACACAGACATACGAAGGAGCCTACATGGATTCCTTCACTCCTGGTTCG CCTCTAGTCGGAGTCGGAGTATCGAAGATCGTGGATTCTACTCACCCTGACTTCAAAAAAGGCGACTACATCACCGGACACGTTAACTGGGAAGAATACAGCGTGATTCGAGATCCACAGTTCCTAACAAAGATCCATAACACAGATGTTCCTCTTTCATACTATACAGGAATCCTGG GTATGGCGGGAATGACTGCGTATGTTGGTTTTTACGAGTTTTGTTCTGCGAAGAAAGGAGAGTATTTCTTCGTGTCCGCAGCTTCGGGAGCCATCGGGCATATCGTCGGGCAGTTCGCGAAACTTGCTGGCTGTTATGTTGTCGGAAGTGCTGGATCTAAAGAAAAG GTTGATTTACTTAAGAACAAATTTGGATTCGATGAGGCTTTCAACTACAAAGAAGAAGAAAACCTCAAAGCAACATTGAAAAG GTATTTTCCAGAAGGTATTGATATTTACTTTGACAATGTTGGGGGGAAGATGCTCGATGCGGTGCTTCCAAACATGAGGCTTCATGGGCGTATTGCTTCTTGTGGGATGATATCGCAATACAACAAACTTGATCAACCCGAAGGCGTGTACAACCTCCAACATGTCTTTTTCAAACGTctgaaaattctagggtttacaTTTTATGATTTCCTTCATTTGTATCCTAAgttttatgatttaatttttccTCTCATTCGAGAAAGAAAGATTGAGTATCTCGAGGACACTACTGAAGGCATTGAGAATGGCCCGGCAGCTCTCATTGGCTTGTTTTCCGGCAGAAATGTTGGAAAGCAAGTTGTAGCTGTGTCACACAACTGA